From a single Rutidosis leptorrhynchoides isolate AG116_Rl617_1_P2 chromosome 5, CSIRO_AGI_Rlap_v1, whole genome shotgun sequence genomic region:
- the LOC139849182 gene encoding uncharacterized protein gives MRVVYDIPDRSVKLKKPLNPSLLLILHELNAFSCCAVHHLAHGRKAYASMTTISSRRDGKHKADQIGEEGYLPEFGYRIRRLHMDTSSSVEIMYEQCFRQLPEIVKRGIRPSTMALSGFSGESAWPIGTLDLKLELRDDNDKLNARTEDVEFCVMHAHSRYNAILGRIPLQRFGAIPSTVHGLVKFLTKQGIATLESNPLEDQKVKIGAGLMKEAKAKLRNILMTNLDVFCWRDADMTGVPRDVAQHHLNVNLTPVWEKRRPMAPDMSEWLRGEVNQLVKANFLCKVNYQTWVANPVLVLKADGSWRLCVDFKDINKACPKDNYPLPEIYWKVESLARFQFKCFL, from the exons ATGAGGGTTGTTTACGATATTCCGGACCGGAGCGTTAAACTCAAGAAACCCTTAAATCCCTCTTTATTGTTGATCTTGCATGAACTGAACGCTTT CTCTTGCTGTGCTGTCCATCATTTAGCTCACGGAAGAAAGGCATACGCAAGTATGACCACTATATCTTCGCGTAGAGATGGAAAGCACAAAGCTGACCAGATAGGTGAAGAG GGTTACTTGCCTGAATTCGGATACAGGATAAGGCGTTTACATATGGACACCAGTAGCAGTGTAGAAATAATGTACGAGCAATGTTTCAGACAGTTGCCAGAGATAGTAAAGAGAGGCATCAGACCTTCAACTATGGCGCTCTCTGGATTCTCCGGGGAATCGGCATGGCCCATAGGCACCCTGGATTTGAAGCTAGAATTAAGAGACGACAATGATAAGCTTAATGCGCGCACTGAAGATGTTGAGTTCTGCGTAATGCACGCACACTCCAGGTATAATGCCATATTAGGCAGAATACCCCTTCAAAGGTTTGGAGCAATACCATCAACGGTTCATGGATTGGTCAAGTTTCTGACAAAGCAAGGAATTGCTACTCTTGAGTCAAACCCACTTGAG GATCAGAAAGTGAAAATAGGGGCGGGTTTGATGAAAGAAGCAAAAGCCAAGTTGCGCAACATCCTTATGACCAACTTGGACGTATTCTGTTGGCGCGATGCAGATATGACAGGCGTTCCGCGAGATGTCGCACAACATCATCTCAACGTTAACCTGACACCTGTGTGGGAAAAGAGAAGGCCCATGGCACCAGACATGAGTGAGTGGCTACGCGGAGAAGTAAACCAATTGGTCAAGGCAAACTTCTTGTGCAAAGTCAATTATCAAACATGGGTTGCCAATCCGGTCCTGGTCCTTAAAGCCGACGGATCATGGCGCTTGTGTGTCGACTTCAAAGACATTAATAAGGCATGCCCAAAGGATAATTACCCTCTACCAGAAATTTATTGGAAGGTTGAATCTCTCGCTAGATTTCAATTTAAGTGTTTTTTATAA